Part of the Novosphingobium sp. ZN18A2 genome, GGCGGCGCGGCGCGAGAGGCCGAAGGCTTGTCGATCATCGCAAGGTCGAAACCGGGCGAGGAGCCCGGCTGTCCGGCGGCCATGCGCTGCGGTTGGGATTGGGGCTGGGCCTGGGGCTGGGGCGCAGGCGTCGTTTGCCGAACCGGTGGCGGCGGAGGCGGTGGCGGTGGTGGCGGAGCTGGCGGCGGAGGTGCCGCCTGTTCGGCCCGCGCTTCACGCGACGATGCCTTGGCCGCGGCAAGCGGGTTCCACACGATGTTGTAATCCGGGCCGGGCGACGAACCGTGGCGCGGCTCCGAAGCGGTCGGGGTCGGGGTCGGGGTCGGCGCAGGCGCAGGTGCGGGCGTCGGCGCAGGTGTCGACGCCTGTGCCTGCCTGTATGCGGGTGACGGCGTGAGCTTCAGATCGGTGGTGAACGCCGAAGTGGCAGGCGGTGTGGCCGCGGGTGTGGGCGTTGGGGCAGGTGTCGGTGCAGGTGTCGGTGCAGGCGTTGGAGTTGGCGTAGGTGCTGGAACCGGCGTCGCCATCCGCATCGGATGGGGGTTGCTGACCGGCGGAAGTTCGCCCTGCGCCTGCGCCATGCGCGTGGGTTGTTGCTGCGGTGCCTGCGCCTGCGGTGCCTGCGAGGCCGTTACCGCCGCAAGACGCGCCGCGTCAGCCTGTCCGCCCTGGCCGGGACGGCGACGCTTTTCGCGGCTGACCTTGCGGCTCTCACGCGTGGAAGCTGCGGACGCCGTCGCGCCCATCGGTTGGCCCGACGGGATCAGCCCCGCGCCGGTCTGCGCGTTCATGCCCGGATGGGCGGACGCGTATTCGCGCACGGCCTGATCGTCGCGCCCGATATCCGCGGCGCGCGGGAACCGGCCGAAGTTCGCCGCCGCGGCCTGCTGCGCCCGCGTAAGGCGCGGCATATAGCGCAGATAGGGGGAAATCCCCTGCGCAAGATCGGTCGGCATCGTGGCCCTGGCGATGGACACGGCTTCATCGTCCTTGCCGCCGATCGCCATGATAAAGGTGCGAACGCGCCACGCCGCGCGGTCCTGTTTCTGGATCAGCGGCGCGATCATCTGCTCCGCGCCCTTCTGGTTCCCCGCTATCGCAAGGCTGAGCGCATAACGCTGGCGCACTTCGTCGTCCGAAGGATCGCGCGCCAATGCCACCTGGTACCAGCGCTGCGCGGTACCGTTGTCGCCGACCAGGTCATAGGCGAGGCCGCGATCCCCGGCAAAGGCGCGA contains:
- a CDS encoding SPOR domain-containing protein is translated as MTHPAFARRGVRFGALLLACSSTAALAAQQDDGVPVVSRPVVQNTAKSTSTELNEALMRVSRNPRDVDALIDAGSAALRLGDVDAALGFFRRADQVSPGNAKIKTQIASALVRANKPVEAIGYFDDAERAGGDVRAFAGDRGLAYDLVGDNGTAQRWYQVALARDPSDDEVRQRYALSLAIAGNQKGAEQMIAPLIQKQDRAAWRVRTFIMAIGGKDDEAVSIARATMPTDLAQGISPYLRYMPRLTRAQQAAAANFGRFPRAADIGRDDQAVREYASAHPGMNAQTGAGLIPSGQPMGATASAASTRESRKVSREKRRRPGQGGQADAARLAAVTASQAPQAQAPQQQPTRMAQAQGELPPVSNPHPMRMATPVPAPTPTPTPAPTPAPTPAPTPTPAATPPATSAFTTDLKLTPSPAYRQAQASTPAPTPAPAPAPTPTPTPTASEPRHGSSPGPDYNIVWNPLAAAKASSREARAEQAAPPPPAPPPPPPPPPPPVRQTTPAPQPQAQPQSQPQRMAAGQPGSSPGFDLAMIDKPSASRAAPPAQAAGPTNEEPVDFSAAFDSFQPPRSETRRREAAVNLNKFEPPRGPSPEERRAAARAKAEKEKAEAAARAEKAKAEAEARKKRALEKANPSRVWVQVATGANRGWMDEEWRKIAKQAPALFRKRSAYVTPWNRVYRLLAGPFPSEEKARSFLNDLSKEKIDGFIFTSDAGQVIDKIDTK